Proteins encoded within one genomic window of Acinetobacter sp. WCHA55:
- a CDS encoding GntP family permease: protein MWDLGVILLSLGLLMYTAYRGFSVILMAPICALLAVLLINPANVLPFYSGVFMPKMVGFIKDYFLVFLLGAIFGKVVEMSGIAESIAKTIVNLIGSKNAMLTVVLLGAILTYSGVSLFVVVFAVYPFANQLFRQANIPKRLIPGTIALGAFTFTMDALPGTPQIQNVIPTTFFGTDIYAAPFLGLIGGVFVLATGLSYLEWRRRVAARNGDGYATGIELTEAEQQQLKQNLDTTSNGSTARQCLAFVPLVLVAVTNKYLSTAIKEWYPNGFDFNAIGLAAYTVDVAKTSAIWAVGLALIVGIITAISFDFRRVYTGFKEGVNTSIGGSLLAVMNTASEYGFGAIIAALPGFAIISHALGNTFTNPLVNGAVTTTVLAGVTGSASGGMSIALSAMADQYNAAILAMGIPPEVMHRIVAMASGGMDTLPHNGAVITLLAVTGLTHKQSYKDIFAITIIKTIAVFVAIAAFTWFGIV, encoded by the coding sequence ATGTGGGATTTGGGTGTAATTTTATTGTCTCTTGGGCTACTGATGTATACAGCCTACAGAGGTTTTTCCGTCATTCTTATGGCACCGATTTGTGCCTTGTTAGCGGTTTTACTGATTAACCCTGCTAACGTTTTGCCTTTTTATTCAGGCGTGTTTATGCCCAAAATGGTTGGGTTCATTAAAGATTATTTCTTGGTGTTTTTACTCGGTGCCATCTTCGGTAAAGTGGTTGAAATGTCAGGAATTGCCGAATCCATTGCCAAAACCATTGTCAATCTGATTGGTTCTAAAAATGCGATGTTAACCGTTGTGCTGTTGGGTGCAATTTTAACCTATAGCGGTGTCAGTCTCTTTGTAGTGGTATTTGCAGTTTATCCATTTGCAAATCAACTCTTTAGACAAGCCAATATTCCAAAGCGTTTGATTCCGGGAACCATTGCCCTTGGCGCATTCACCTTTACCATGGATGCATTGCCGGGAACTCCACAAATTCAAAACGTTATTCCAACCACATTCTTTGGTACGGACATTTATGCGGCACCGTTTCTTGGTTTGATTGGTGGGGTATTTGTTCTTGCTACAGGTTTGAGCTATTTAGAATGGCGTCGTCGTGTAGCCGCTCGAAATGGGGATGGCTATGCCACAGGTATTGAGCTGACAGAAGCTGAGCAACAACAATTGAAGCAAAACTTAGATACCACATCAAATGGTTCTACCGCACGTCAATGCTTAGCTTTTGTACCGCTTGTTTTAGTTGCTGTGACCAATAAGTATTTATCAACCGCGATTAAAGAATGGTATCCAAACGGTTTCGACTTCAATGCGATTGGACTTGCAGCCTACACGGTCGATGTTGCGAAAACTTCTGCCATTTGGGCCGTGGGCTTGGCTTTGATTGTGGGCATTATCACAGCCATTTCATTTGACTTCCGCCGTGTCTATACGGGCTTCAAAGAAGGCGTTAATACCAGTATTGGCGGGTCTTTACTTGCAGTGATGAATACTGCATCTGAATATGGTTTTGGTGCGATCATTGCGGCCTTACCGGGCTTTGCGATCATTAGTCATGCATTGGGTAATACCTTTACCAATCCGTTGGTCAATGGTGCCGTCACCACGACAGTTTTAGCAGGCGTGACGGGTTCAGCCTCTGGCGGGATGAGTATCGCTTTAAGTGCGATGGCTGATCAGTACAATGCTGCGATTCTAGCCATGGGTATTCCACCAGAAGTCATGCACCGTATTGTTGCGATGGCATCTGGGGGTATGGATACCTTACCGCATAATGGCGCCGTGATTACTTTGTTGGCAGTCACAGGTTTAACCCATAAACAATCGTATAAAGATATTTTTGCCATCACGATTATTAAAACCATCGCAGTATTTGTTGCCATTGCTGCTTTTACTTGGTTTGGTATTGTTTAA